Proteins encoded in a region of the Mycteria americana isolate JAX WOST 10 ecotype Jacksonville Zoo and Gardens chromosome 9, USCA_MyAme_1.0, whole genome shotgun sequence genome:
- the PRKAG3 gene encoding 5'-AMP-activated protein kinase subunit gamma-3 isoform X2 produces the protein MLGLGPETEFQSPDAEVYMHFMRSHCCYDAVPTSCKLVVFDISLEIKKAFVALVANGVRAAPLWDSKKQSFVGMLTITDFINILHRYYRSPLVQIYEVEEHKIETWREVYLQGSFKPLVYISPSDSLFDAVYSLIKHKIHRLPVIEPVSGNVLHILTHKRILKFLHIFGSTIPKPGFLKKTVQELCIGTFRDVAVVPETAPVYAALEIFVDRRVSALPVINDAGQVVGLYSRFDVIHLAAQKTYNNLDISVREALRQRTTCLEGVLTCYPHETMEDIIDRIAKEQVHRLVLVDENQYPRGIVSLSDILQALVLTPAGIDALNS, from the exons ATGCTGGGGCTGGGCCCGGAGACTGAGTTTCAGAGTCCTGACGCCGAGGTCTACATGCACTTCATGAGGAGCCACTGCTGCTACGATGCCGTCCCTACCAGCTGCAAGCTTGTTGTCTTCGACATCTCCCTGGAG ATCAAGAAAGCCTTCGTGGCGCTGGTGGCCAACGGGGTGCGTGCTGCCCCGCTCTGGGACAGCAAGAAGCAGAGTTTTGTGG GGATGCTCACCATCACCGACTTCATCAACATCCTCCATCGCTACTACCGCTCGCCCCTG GTTCAGATCTACGAGGTGGAGGAGCACAAAATTGAGACCTGGCGAG AGGTGTACCTGCAGGGTTCCTTCAAGCCACTGGTCTACATCTCCCCAAGTGATAG CCTCTTCGATGCTGTCTACTCCCTGATCAAGCACAAGATCCACCGCCTGCCCGTCATCGAGCCCGTCTCCGGCAACGTCCTGCACATCCTGACCCACAAGCGCATCCTCAAATTCCTCCACATCTTC ggctCCACCATCCCCAAGCCGGGCTTCCTGAAGAAAACAGTGCAGGAACTGTGCATCGGCACCTTCCGTGATGTCGCCGTTGTGCCCGAGACCGCCCCCGTCTATGCCGCCCTGGAGATCTTCGTGGACCGCCGCGTCTCTGCCCTGCCCGTCATCAATGATGCTG GGCAAGTGGTCGGCCTCTACTCCCGGTTCGACGTCATT CACCTGGCAGCCCAGAAGACCTACAACAACCTGGACATCAGCGTGCGGGAGGCTCTGCGGCAGCGCACCACCTGCCTGGAGGGGGTCCTCACCTGCTACCCTCACGAAACCATGGAGGACATCATCGACCGCATCGCCAAGGAGCAG GTCCATCGCCTGGTTCTGGTGGACGAGAACCAGTACCCGCGGGGCATCGTCTCCCTCTCCGACATCCTCCAGGCCCTTGTGCTCACTCCTGCAGGTATCGATGCTCTTAACTCTTAG
- the PRKAG3 gene encoding 5'-AMP-activated protein kinase subunit gamma-3 isoform X1 — MLGLGPETEFQSPDAEVYMHFMRSHCCYDAVPTSCKLVVFDISLEIKKAFVALVANGVRAAPLWDSKKQSFVGECQQHRLAPSPAWQRGVRAALPAPRVSAGMLTITDFINILHRYYRSPLVQIYEVEEHKIETWREVYLQGSFKPLVYISPSDSLFDAVYSLIKHKIHRLPVIEPVSGNVLHILTHKRILKFLHIFGSTIPKPGFLKKTVQELCIGTFRDVAVVPETAPVYAALEIFVDRRVSALPVINDAGQVVGLYSRFDVIHLAAQKTYNNLDISVREALRQRTTCLEGVLTCYPHETMEDIIDRIAKEQVHRLVLVDENQYPRGIVSLSDILQALVLTPAGIDRASL; from the exons ATGCTGGGGCTGGGCCCGGAGACTGAGTTTCAGAGTCCTGACGCCGAGGTCTACATGCACTTCATGAGGAGCCACTGCTGCTACGATGCCGTCCCTACCAGCTGCAAGCTTGTTGTCTTCGACATCTCCCTGGAG ATCAAGAAAGCCTTCGTGGCGCTGGTGGCCAACGGGGTGCGTGCTGCCCCGCTCTGGGACAGCAAGAAGCAGAGTTTTGTGGGTGAGTGCCAGCAGCACCGCCtggccccttcccctgcctggcaGCGAGGAgtgcgggcagcgctgccagccccacgTGTCTCTGCAGGGATGCTCACCATCACCGACTTCATCAACATCCTCCATCGCTACTACCGCTCGCCCCTG GTTCAGATCTACGAGGTGGAGGAGCACAAAATTGAGACCTGGCGAG AGGTGTACCTGCAGGGTTCCTTCAAGCCACTGGTCTACATCTCCCCAAGTGATAG CCTCTTCGATGCTGTCTACTCCCTGATCAAGCACAAGATCCACCGCCTGCCCGTCATCGAGCCCGTCTCCGGCAACGTCCTGCACATCCTGACCCACAAGCGCATCCTCAAATTCCTCCACATCTTC ggctCCACCATCCCCAAGCCGGGCTTCCTGAAGAAAACAGTGCAGGAACTGTGCATCGGCACCTTCCGTGATGTCGCCGTTGTGCCCGAGACCGCCCCCGTCTATGCCGCCCTGGAGATCTTCGTGGACCGCCGCGTCTCTGCCCTGCCCGTCATCAATGATGCTG GGCAAGTGGTCGGCCTCTACTCCCGGTTCGACGTCATT CACCTGGCAGCCCAGAAGACCTACAACAACCTGGACATCAGCGTGCGGGAGGCTCTGCGGCAGCGCACCACCTGCCTGGAGGGGGTCCTCACCTGCTACCCTCACGAAACCATGGAGGACATCATCGACCGCATCGCCAAGGAGCAG GTCCATCGCCTGGTTCTGGTGGACGAGAACCAGTACCCGCGGGGCATCGTCTCCCTCTCCGACATCCTCCAGGCCCTTGTGCTCACTCCTGCAG